The genomic interval TAAAAGACAAACTGGTTCCTTTAATATGTATCCTTTCTCCTTTTATTTCATTCGGAATAAATGAATTCACTAAAGCATCTTTTGGGTTTGATTTTGAATTTTTCATTCTAGTATTGAATGGCTTACTTACTTTTATTGGATTATATTTGATTAAAAAGAAATAATAGATAAACTTAATCTTGGCATAAAACTTCAATAATAAAGTTATGTGATAGCTTTAAAAAAATGGCATAATTCTTGCAGATATTTTAAGAAATAATTAACAAAAGCAAAAACTATGAAAAGAAATGTCACTTACCTTGTTATTTTATCAATCATGATTTCTTCATGTTCTGCTAAAAAAGAAATTGCTCAAAATTTTAATGAAAATTTTCACATAAGTCAATTTATTTCTAAAATTGATGGAGAAAAACAAATACTAAATGAATTAGTTTTTGGAACAAATTACATTAAAAAACCTACAGATATACAAAAAGCACTCTATGATAAATTCGGCAAATGGAATACCAAAACTTATATAAAAAACACTAATGAACCAATATTAATTTGGGAAAACATCTCTTTATTTGACCATCTAGATAGTAAATTTACTATAGCATCTTATGGAGGAATAAGTTTAAATAAAAAAGTGGCTTCAGTTATCATTTTAAATAAAAACAGAGCAGATATCTTATCTGAAAAATCACCGATTAGAAACCAAGTAGCTTATGAGTTTTCTAAGCTGCTAAGAAATAAAAAATCGAGTAATGAATTTTTAAATATTTACTTAAGTGAGTTTCACCCTAATATAAAAGATAAATCAATCTATGTTTACGGAACTAATTATAAGAGATTTGATTATATAAACGCTAGAAAAGGAAATTTTGACTTACCTGCTAAAACTATAGTTTACACATATGACAACTACGGATTTAACATTAATGAAAATACAAACTATTAATAATTTTAATTAATCATTATGAAAAAAAAGATCTCTTACCTTGTTATTTTATCAATCATGATTTCTTCATGTTCTGCTAAAAAAGAAATTGCACAAAATGTAAACGAAAACTTCTATATAAATCAGTTTACATCTAAAACTGAAGGAGGAAAACAAATACTAAATGAATTAGTTTTCGGAACAAATTACATCAAAGAACCTACTGATATACAAAAAGTACTTTATGATAAGTTTGGTAAATGGAATACCAAAACTTATATAAAAAACACTAATGAACCAATATTAATTTGGGAAAACATCTCTTTATTTGACCATATAGATAGTAAATTTACAATAGCATCTTTTGGAGGAATGAGTTTAAATAAAAAAATTGCTTCTGTAATTGTTTTAAATAAAAATGGAGCAGATATCTTATCAGAAAAATCTCCAATTAAAAACCATATTGCGTATGAATTTTCAAAGTTACTTAGAAATAAAAAAACTTCTAATAAGTTTATTAAAGAATATATAAATGAATTCCACCCATATTTAAAAGACAAAAGTAAATATGCAGGTGGATTGCTTAAAATGTATGTTCATCCTAATGGTAATAAAATTTCAACAATTTCTGACAACTATCTTCAAGTAAATTATTCTACATGGCCACAAATAACTTACAACAAAGGAGGTAAGGCAACTGTACATTCCTTACTAGCAGGAAATTTAGGTGGTTTTTTGGGGAATTAATTAAACTTTATACATTTCTATTTAACAGACAAGTATATAAATCAGTATGAAAAAAAGAATTATTTTAATACTACTACTTACATCAACCACTACGTTTAGCCAATTAAAAATTACAGGGTATTTTGATGCCAAAATTGGATTAAATTATGCTTTTACAGATAATTTTCAAGTTGAACTAAGTGCTAACGATAATTTAAACAGTGAATTTGGTGTAAATTTAAGCATACTCTATAAAATCATCAACAAAGAAGATTATAATCTTAATTTTGGAGCTGGAATAACAACGTTTCCGTTTCATTCGAAATTCCTTCCTTTTTACGAGAGTGCTTTTTTACCTTTACAAATAGAAATCACACCTTTTAAAGAATTACGAAATTTTGGATTAGTTGTAGAAACTGCCTATCATTTTTCTGAACTAAATGGTAAATCTGGAATTCGTAATTCAGTTGGTATTCGATATATTTTTGATTAAATTTATCGGAAATCTAAATCATGTACAAAAAATCATTTATTATAATCGCTTGCTGTGTTTTATTTTCTTGCGGAAGCGGACGAAGTTTTCAATCTTTTTTTAATCAACATAAAAATGATATTGGCGTAACCGCTTTTCAGGTTCCAAATTTTATGCGCGCCTTAGTGAGAACTATCTCTCCAGAAATTAATACGCTTTTTGGAAATGTAAGAGATTTTAAATTCATCACTTTTAATGATATTTCAAAAATGAAACAAACTGAATTAATTACAGAAATAAATGCAGTTACAGCAAATAAATTTACTGATGTCTTAAGAAAAAATACCTTAGAAAAAACCAAAATAGTTTCTGTAAAAGAAGATGGTGATGTTGTAACCCAAGCCATCATTTTTAATTCAACCTTAGAAAAAACGACTGCTTTCTATTTAAAAGGAAGGTTTGACCCTAATCGTATTAAATCATTATCAGAAACCAATCAATTTGAAAATTTATCAAATAAGCTCATTCAGAATTATCAATCTACACCTTTAATACCTGGATTTAATCCAAATAATTAATCATGAAAAAGATATATTTATTATGCTTCTTAACTGTATGCATTTCTTGTAATTCTCAAGACAAAAGAGCTTTGGTCGGAGAAACCGAATATCAACAGAAAGAAAATAGTAGGTTTAAAGATGCTTCGAAATCACCTTTAGATAAGAAAGATTTAAAAAACTTTAAAGGTTTAGAATTCTTTCCAATAGATTCAACCTTTATTGTAAATGCTACCTTTACTAAAATTGTTGATGCTCCTATTTTTGAAATGGCTACTACTACTGATAGAAAACCATTATATAAAAAATATGGGGTATTAAATTTTATAATTAATGGAAAAGAATTACAACTTACCATTTATCAAAGTCAAAGTAATTTAGCCAGTGAAGAATATGAAGATTATTTGTTTTTACCTTTTACGGATGACACTTCAGGAGAAGATTCTTATGGTGGTGGACGTTATATGGATGTAATGATTTCTGATATTAATAAAGACGGTACTGTTGCCTTAAACTTTAACAACACATACAATCCTTATTGTGCTTATAGCGATCGTTACTCTTGTCCGTTAACGCCAAGAAAAAATCATTTAGACATTGAGATTAACGCAGGAATTAAGGTTTTTAAGAAGCATTAATAGAAATATTACCAGCGCTATCTAATTCAATTGCTTTTTCTAAAGCATCTAAATGTGGTTTTCTAACTTTTAATTTTGTTTCTGCATGTGCTTTTCTGTTTAACTTAGCAGACATTTCTGCTACTTTAATTGCAGTGGGTAACAAATGGTTTTCTGGTACAATAATATCAAAGAAACCTGCTTTTATCGCATCCTTAGGGTTAAAGATTTCAGCATTATTCACACACCTGTTTAAATACACTTCTGATAATCGAGATTTAGCAATAGCAATTCCAGCATGATGCATCGTCATTCCAATCATCACTTCATTTAAACCGATTTTAAACTCACCTTCTACCCCTATTCTATAATCTGAAGACAGTAATAAAAAAGCACCTTTAGCAATTGCATGACCAGAGCATGCTATGATAATTGGTTTTGGAAAAGACAACATTCTCAATGAAAGTAGAGAACCTTTTGTGACTAATTCTTTTGCAGATTCAGGCGATTTTGTCATCACTTTCAAATCAAATCCAGCAGAAAAAATCCTAGGTTGCCCAGTTAAAATCACAACTTTATTATCTTCTTCAGCTTTGTCAAAACTAGTATTTAATCCCTCAATAACTTCATGAGAAATAGCGTTTGCTTTTCCGTTATTAATGGTAATTATTGCATAATTTTCTTCTGACTGATATTTTACTGCTTCGTTCATTATGTTATCTTAATTATGTGTTCTCTATAAAAATTTATTCATCCTTCATAAATTCACTCGAAATGACGTTTATATAAATTTAACCAAATACATTCCTGTAAAAACTGCTAAAAATCCTACTGCAAAACTTGCAATGGTATAGATTGCAAATGTTGCGAAATCTCCTGTCTTTAATAACTGATGATTCTCATAAGCAAAGGTTGAAAATGTAGTAAAACCTCCACAAAAACCTGTTGCTAGCAGCAAGGTTGATCCTTGAGAAAGTGTTTCATTTTTTGCTGCCATTCCTAAGATAATCCCTATTAATAAACTTCCTAGAATATTTACTGTAAATGTTCCGTAAGGAAAACCTCCATTAGCATTGGTTAACCATTTTCCGACTAGAAAACGAAGTGCACTTCCAAATCCACCTCCAACAAAAACTAATAATAGTTGTTTCATTAATACGTTATTTTATCAGCATCAATCCAATTGTATTTTTGTGTAACAGTTCCTTTATTCAAAATCATAATTCCTGGATTTCCTCTAATCATTGTTTTTAAAGTGGTTTCATCAC from Lutibacter sp. Hel_I_33_5 carries:
- a CDS encoding DUF4252 domain-containing protein translates to MYKKSFIIIACCVLFSCGSGRSFQSFFNQHKNDIGVTAFQVPNFMRALVRTISPEINTLFGNVRDFKFITFNDISKMKQTELITEINAVTANKFTDVLRKNTLEKTKIVSVKEDGDVVTQAIIFNSTLEKTTAFYLKGRFDPNRIKSLSETNQFENLSNKLIQNYQSTPLIPGFNPNN
- a CDS encoding DUF1684 domain-containing protein; the encoded protein is MKKIYLLCFLTVCISCNSQDKRALVGETEYQQKENSRFKDASKSPLDKKDLKNFKGLEFFPIDSTFIVNATFTKIVDAPIFEMATTTDRKPLYKKYGVLNFIINGKELQLTIYQSQSNLASEEYEDYLFLPFTDDTSGEDSYGGGRYMDVMISDINKDGTVALNFNNTYNPYCAYSDRYSCPLTPRKNHLDIEINAGIKVFKKH
- a CDS encoding crotonase/enoyl-CoA hydratase family protein; amino-acid sequence: MNEAVKYQSEENYAIITINNGKANAISHEVIEGLNTSFDKAEEDNKVVILTGQPRIFSAGFDLKVMTKSPESAKELVTKGSLLSLRMLSFPKPIIIACSGHAIAKGAFLLLSSDYRIGVEGEFKIGLNEVMIGMTMHHAGIAIAKSRLSEVYLNRCVNNAEIFNPKDAIKAGFFDIIVPENHLLPTAIKVAEMSAKLNRKAHAETKLKVRKPHLDALEKAIELDSAGNISINAS
- the crcB gene encoding fluoride efflux transporter CrcB, which encodes MKQLLLVFVGGGFGSALRFLVGKWLTNANGGFPYGTFTVNILGSLLIGIILGMAAKNETLSQGSTLLLATGFCGGFTTFSTFAYENHQLLKTGDFATFAIYTIASFAVGFLAVFTGMYLVKFI